The following proteins are encoded in a genomic region of Bacillus sp. FJAT-22090:
- the greA gene encoding transcription elongation factor GreA encodes MGVSTEKQYPMTVAGKKKLEEELELLKTVKRKEVVERIKIARSFGDLSENSEYDSAKEDQAFVEGRISTIESMIRNAVIIEEEQNNDVVTLGKTVTFIEIPDGDEETYTIVGSAEADPLEGLISNDSPIAKGLLGKSTGDKVKIVTPGGEMDVEIISIS; translated from the coding sequence ATGGGAGTGTCAACAGAGAAACAATATCCAATGACCGTTGCTGGTAAAAAGAAATTAGAAGAAGAACTAGAACTATTAAAAACGGTTAAACGTAAAGAAGTAGTAGAACGTATTAAAATTGCCAGAAGTTTTGGTGATTTATCGGAGAACTCTGAGTATGATTCTGCAAAAGAAGATCAAGCGTTTGTGGAAGGAAGAATTTCAACAATCGAATCAATGATCAGAAATGCAGTAATTATTGAAGAAGAACAAAATAATGACGTTGTAACGCTAGGGAAAACAGTAACGTTTATTGAAATTCCTGATGGCGATGAGGAAACTTATACAATCGTAGGTTCAGCTGAAGCAGATCCTCTAGAAGGACTTATTTCAAATGATTCTCCAATTGCAAAAGGACTACTTGGTAAATCAACTGGAGATAAAGTTAAAATTGTAACTCCAGGTGGAGAAATGGACGTAGAAATTATCTCAATTTCTTAA
- the sigK gene encoding RNA polymerase sporulation sigma factor SigK, with protein sequence MSGLFTAFISMVVELPLVLGYLKGQAFHQPFTPEEEKVMIERFLAGDLSARDELIERNMRLVAHVVKKFHPKHELLDDYISIGTIGLMKAVNSYTPTKKTKLATYAARCIENEILMYLRSLKKVQKDVSLHEPIGMDKDGHSLEITDLLQGIEKSTDEQLVDQEDMSRLYKHLGNLEKRELEIIVRRYGLLGHLPMTQKEISKQLKISRSYVSRIEKRALVKLYQSYIHEKNSLDATNTKRA encoded by the coding sequence ATCTCTGGTCTTTTCACTGCTTTTATAAGCATGGTCGTTGAACTTCCTCTAGTTCTCGGTTATCTAAAAGGTCAGGCATTCCATCAACCTTTCACACCTGAAGAAGAAAAAGTGATGATAGAACGATTTTTAGCAGGAGATCTATCTGCTAGAGATGAACTAATAGAACGAAACATGCGATTAGTCGCACACGTCGTAAAAAAATTCCACCCAAAACATGAGCTTTTAGATGATTATATTTCAATTGGAACTATTGGGTTGATGAAGGCAGTAAATAGCTATACACCAACAAAAAAAACAAAGCTAGCCACTTATGCAGCTAGATGCATTGAAAATGAAATTCTTATGTATTTACGTTCCTTAAAAAAAGTTCAGAAAGATGTGTCCTTACATGAACCGATTGGTATGGATAAAGACGGACATTCTCTTGAAATTACCGATTTACTACAAGGAATAGAAAAAAGCACAGATGAACAACTTGTTGATCAGGAAGACATGAGTCGACTTTACAAGCACCTAGGCAATTTGGAGAAAAGAGAGTTAGAAATAATTGTTCGACGTTACGGATTATTAGGTCATCTTCCAATGACACAAAAAGAAATTTCAAAACAATTAAAAATTTCTAGGAGTTACGTTTCTCGAATAGAAAAACGTGCACTAGTCAAACTATATCAGTCCTATATCCATGAAAAAAACTCTCTTGATGCTACTAACACCAAAAGAGCTTAG
- a CDS encoding YrrS family protein, with protein MSENNRRANSRLNRKKKANRILNILIGIVLLLIIVVVVNIVSDDTETTKEEKNTEVSEETMNDEETGSTVADENETESDQNNTTETVETEDKSESNEETQSEENEETNTEENTEENTEVITEASNDPNVESVIIDPSWKPIGTSQTGEHASSYDTKSVDWAEKVQALSYGAGLDPSNMYVKFLGNGGSPQKSIGTVTSKDGNEIYRISLEWIDGEGWKPTKKEILKSL; from the coding sequence ATGTCAGAGAACAATAGAAGAGCGAACTCTAGATTAAATAGAAAGAAAAAAGCAAATAGAATTTTAAATATATTAATAGGTATTGTCTTACTTTTAATCATCGTAGTCGTTGTAAATATAGTAAGTGATGACACGGAAACAACGAAGGAAGAAAAAAATACGGAAGTATCTGAAGAAACGATGAATGATGAAGAAACCGGGTCAACGGTAGCAGACGAGAACGAAACAGAATCTGACCAAAATAATACAACAGAGACCGTAGAAACGGAAGATAAATCCGAATCAAATGAAGAGACACAATCAGAAGAGAATGAAGAAACCAATACAGAAGAAAACACAGAAGAAAATACAGAAGTCATAACAGAGGCTTCTAACGATCCGAATGTCGAAAGTGTAATAATTGATCCAAGCTGGAAACCTATTGGTACTTCACAAACTGGTGAACACGCGTCAAGCTATGATACCAAGTCAGTAGATTGGGCAGAAAAAGTTCAAGCTTTATCGTATGGAGCAGGTTTGGACCCTTCTAATATGTATGTGAAGTTTTTAGGAAACGGCGGTAGTCCTCAAAAATCTATCGGTACTGTAACTTCAAAGGATGGTAACGAAATCTATCGAATTTCATTGGAATGGATCGATGGGGAAGGTTGGAAGCCAACTAAAAAAGAAATTCTTAAGTCACTATAA
- a CDS encoding nicotinate-nucleotide adenylyltransferase, producing the protein MSKKVGILGGTFNPPHMGHLIIANEVLHALNLDEIRFMPNATPPHKKKDEHVSEANRLKMVKLAIKDMPKMNVETIELERGGTSYTFDTMELLQEREPSTTFFFIIGGDQVEYLPKWHRVEELVKKVQIVGVPRPNTTFETAYPIIKLDIPQIELSSTIVRNRLQNGKTTKFLLPESVKDFIQREKLYEER; encoded by the coding sequence ATGAGTAAAAAAGTAGGAATTTTAGGTGGTACCTTTAATCCTCCACATATGGGTCATTTAATCATTGCGAACGAAGTGTTACATGCGTTGAACTTAGATGAAATACGTTTCATGCCAAATGCTACCCCACCACATAAAAAGAAAGATGAACACGTTTCAGAAGCTAATCGACTGAAGATGGTAAAACTAGCAATAAAGGATATGCCAAAAATGAATGTAGAAACAATTGAATTAGAACGTGGTGGTACTTCCTATACGTTTGATACAATGGAGCTTTTGCAAGAAAGGGAGCCATCGACTACATTCTTTTTCATTATTGGTGGAGATCAAGTTGAATATTTACCGAAATGGCACCGTGTAGAAGAGTTAGTAAAAAAAGTGCAAATTGTAGGAGTACCTAGACCAAATACTACATTTGAAACTGCATATCCTATTATTAAATTGGATATCCCACAAATCGAATTATCTTCCACGATTGTAAGGAATCGTCTACAGAATGGAAAAACAACGAAGTTTCTCCTTCCAGAATCTGTTAAAGATTTCATTCAAAGGGAGAAGTTATATGAAGAACGTTGA
- the aroE gene encoding shikimate dehydrogenase, with product MKKWFAVIGNPISHSLSPFMHEKWLSELEIDASYIPIHVEEDNLEEAIMGLKLLGCSGWNVTVPYKEAIIPFLDDIDESAKGIGAVNTVVKTRDNRFIGYNTDGFGFIKSLGPINLEDNILIIGAGGAARGIVNAFKQGGFTNITIANRTAKNAEKMIHDLQIGLFITLNEAEAQLNSFDIVVQTTPQGMKNQANTLPIQLNKLKEHAIVADIVYNPLVTPFLEEATKYNARTINGLGMLVHQGAIAFSYWNGVYPKSEDMIDRLTENLGGNYVNR from the coding sequence ATGAAAAAATGGTTTGCAGTTATAGGGAATCCTATTTCTCACTCTCTATCCCCATTTATGCATGAAAAATGGCTTAGTGAGCTGGAGATAGACGCTTCTTATATACCTATTCATGTCGAAGAAGACAACTTAGAAGAAGCAATAATGGGTTTAAAGCTTCTTGGTTGTAGTGGATGGAATGTAACCGTTCCTTATAAGGAAGCGATTATTCCATTTCTAGATGATATTGATGAATCTGCAAAGGGTATAGGAGCGGTTAACACTGTAGTGAAAACAAGAGATAATCGATTTATTGGTTATAATACAGATGGTTTTGGATTTATTAAATCACTTGGTCCCATTAATTTGGAGGACAACATTTTAATTATTGGTGCTGGAGGGGCTGCTAGAGGTATTGTAAATGCATTTAAACAAGGTGGATTTACTAATATTACAATAGCGAACAGAACAGCTAAGAATGCAGAAAAAATGATCCATGACTTACAAATTGGTCTTTTCATCACCTTAAACGAAGCGGAAGCACAATTGAATTCATTTGATATAGTTGTACAAACAACTCCGCAAGGGATGAAAAATCAAGCAAATACATTACCAATACAACTAAATAAATTAAAAGAGCATGCAATTGTTGCGGATATTGTATATAATCCTTTAGTTACTCCCTTTTTAGAGGAAGCAACAAAATATAACGCTAGAACTATTAATGGGTTAGGAATGCTCGTACATCAGGGTGCAATCGCGTTCTCTTATTGGAATGGTGTATATCCAAAGTCAGAAGATATGATAGATCGTTTAACAGAAAATTTAGGAGGAAATTATGTTAACAGGTAA
- the yqeH gene encoding ribosome biogenesis GTPase YqeH → MTETPKCIGCGTTIQTENIGDPGYAPASSLEKDFIICQRCFRLKNYNELQPVSLTDDDFLRILNGLGKQKGLIVKIVDIFDFNGSWLPGLHRFVGNNPILLIANKADLLPKSVKKNKVINWMKQESKKLGLSPIDVLFVSAHKGTGMTEAIEAIEHYRKGENVYVVGCTNVGKSTFINRIIKHATGEDAVITTSHFPGTTLDMIEIPLDDSKALFDTPGIINHHQMAHYLDPTELKFITPKKEIKPKVFQLNSEQTLFLGGLSRFDFIKGDRSAFTCHIANDIPIHRTKLENADNLYKEHKGKLLSPPSEQFADKLPPLVRHEFKIKDAKTDIVFSGLGWITVQHGDAIVAAHAPAGVEVSIRPSLI, encoded by the coding sequence GTGACAGAAACACCAAAATGTATCGGTTGTGGTACAACTATTCAAACAGAAAATATTGGGGATCCTGGTTATGCACCTGCATCTTCGTTAGAAAAAGATTTTATCATTTGTCAGCGTTGTTTTCGTCTAAAAAACTACAATGAATTACAGCCAGTATCTTTGACGGATGATGATTTTTTAAGAATATTAAACGGTCTGGGTAAACAAAAAGGATTAATCGTTAAAATAGTAGATATATTTGATTTTAATGGTAGCTGGCTTCCAGGATTGCATCGCTTTGTAGGAAATAATCCAATTCTATTAATAGCAAACAAAGCTGATTTGCTACCAAAATCAGTAAAGAAAAATAAAGTGATAAATTGGATGAAGCAAGAATCGAAGAAGTTGGGACTTTCTCCAATTGATGTACTTTTTGTTAGTGCGCATAAAGGGACTGGAATGACCGAAGCAATCGAAGCAATTGAACATTACCGTAAAGGGGAAAATGTGTATGTTGTCGGTTGTACAAATGTTGGGAAGTCAACCTTTATAAACAGAATCATTAAACATGCAACGGGAGAAGATGCAGTTATTACAACTTCTCATTTTCCTGGAACTACACTGGATATGATAGAGATTCCTTTAGACGATTCAAAAGCTTTATTTGATACGCCCGGGATTATTAATCACCACCAGATGGCGCATTATTTAGATCCAACTGAACTTAAATTTATTACTCCTAAGAAAGAAATAAAACCGAAAGTATTCCAATTGAATAGTGAACAAACATTATTTTTAGGTGGCTTATCTCGTTTTGATTTTATTAAGGGTGATAGATCTGCTTTTACATGTCATATTGCTAATGATATTCCGATACATCGCACAAAATTGGAAAATGCGGATAATTTATATAAAGAGCATAAAGGAAAGTTATTGTCACCTCCATCCGAGCAATTTGCGGACAAGCTACCTCCATTGGTAAGACATGAATTTAAAATCAAGGATGCGAAAACAGATATTGTTTTTTCTGGTTTAGGATGGATAACGGTACAACATGGCGACGCTATTGTAGCTGCTCATGCTCCAGCTGGTGTAGAAGTTTCAATCCGTCCATCGCTTATTTAG
- a CDS encoding phosphatidylserine decarboxylase: MKEKIYQSMIELTNGKWSSVILKGFAQSKLSKKLIPSYIKYFNISIQEITSKMDDFSSLHDFFIRHVKDESRPIMSTENAIISPVDATVEKIGDITANGVFHVKGKTYSLHNMLGTEKIAEEYVNGKYIVLYLSPAEYHRIHAPVNGKVLRQYVLGKKSYPVNKWGLMYGKNTISGNYRLLTELEMPNNKKCFFIKVGAMFVNSIELTNKTKEWSKGEEVGYFSFGSTVVMFFSEESIEFATTIREGHFIRMGELVANML; encoded by the coding sequence ATGAAAGAGAAAATATACCAATCGATGATTGAGTTAACAAATGGAAAATGGTCTTCGGTCATCCTTAAAGGGTTTGCCCAATCCAAACTTAGTAAAAAGCTCATACCATCTTATATTAAATATTTTAATATATCAATTCAAGAAATAACTAGTAAGATGGATGATTTTTCTTCATTACATGATTTTTTTATTCGTCATGTGAAGGATGAATCTAGACCTATCATGAGCACTGAAAATGCGATTATAAGCCCTGTTGACGCTACAGTAGAAAAAATAGGAGATATAACAGCTAATGGAGTATTCCATGTTAAAGGAAAAACTTATTCTCTTCACAATATGTTAGGAACAGAGAAAATAGCAGAAGAGTATGTGAATGGAAAATATATTGTATTATATTTGAGTCCGGCAGAATATCATCGTATCCATGCGCCTGTAAATGGGAAAGTACTTCGCCAGTATGTTCTTGGAAAAAAATCATACCCAGTAAACAAGTGGGGACTTATGTATGGCAAAAATACAATTAGCGGAAACTATCGTTTACTAACTGAGTTAGAAATGCCAAATAATAAAAAATGTTTTTTTATTAAAGTAGGGGCTATGTTTGTGAATTCAATTGAATTGACAAATAAAACTAAAGAATGGTCAAAGGGAGAAGAAGTGGGATATTTTTCTTTTGGTTCTACGGTTGTAATGTTCTTTTCAGAAGAAAGTATTGAATTTGCAACGACGATTCGTGAAGGTCATTTTATACGAATGGGTGAGTTAGTAGCAAATATGCTATAA
- the yhbY gene encoding ribosome assembly RNA-binding protein YhbY yields MLTGKQKRFLRSEAHHLSPIFQVGKGGVNEAMIKQIGEALEVRELIKISILQNCEDEKHEVAEALAKGANAELVQLIGLTVVLYKPSKNNKRIELPKASRA; encoded by the coding sequence ATGTTAACAGGTAAACAAAAAAGATTTTTACGAAGTGAAGCACACCATTTATCACCTATTTTCCAAGTAGGAAAAGGCGGAGTAAATGAGGCAATGATAAAACAAATCGGGGAAGCACTAGAAGTTCGCGAATTGATTAAAATTAGTATTTTACAAAACTGTGAAGACGAAAAGCATGAAGTAGCAGAAGCACTAGCAAAAGGTGCAAATGCAGAATTAGTGCAATTAATCGGCTTAACAGTTGTATTATACAAACCTTCTAAGAACAATAAGCGAATCGAGCTTCCAAAAGCGAGTCGTGCATGA
- a CDS encoding YqeG family HAD IIIA-type phosphatase — protein sequence MYQNFIPSEFVRSVFHIKPELLKEKGIRGIITDLDNTLVEWDRPDATPKLIEWFASMKAAGIQVTIVSNNNEMRVQSFADPLGIPFIYKARKPFGKAFQLALKIMSVKKEEVVVIGDQLLTDVFGGNRQKLHTILVIPVAKSDGFFTKFNRLVERRIFRYLDKKGQVTWEEEE from the coding sequence TTGTATCAAAATTTTATACCGAGTGAATTTGTAAGAAGCGTCTTCCATATTAAGCCTGAGTTGCTAAAGGAAAAGGGTATTAGAGGCATAATTACAGATTTAGATAACACATTAGTAGAATGGGATCGTCCAGATGCTACACCTAAACTAATTGAATGGTTTGCAAGCATGAAGGCTGCTGGTATTCAAGTGACAATTGTATCTAATAATAATGAGATGCGAGTTCAATCTTTCGCGGATCCGCTTGGAATTCCCTTTATATATAAAGCAAGAAAACCATTTGGGAAAGCTTTTCAGCTAGCATTGAAAATAATGTCTGTAAAAAAAGAAGAAGTAGTAGTTATAGGCGATCAACTATTAACGGACGTATTTGGTGGAAACAGACAAAAGCTACATACTATATTAGTTATTCCTGTAGCAAAATCGGATGGTTTCTTTACGAAATTTAACCGTTTAGTGGAGCGAAGAATTTTTCGTTATTTGGATAAAAAAGGACAAGTTACATGGGAGGAAGAAGAGTGA
- the mtnN gene encoding 5'-methylthioadenosine/S-adenosylhomocysteine nucleosidase, protein MKIAIIGAMEQEVELLRNEIENAQTEIIANSEFTVGTYKDREVILLKSGIGKVNAAMTTTILLNQFKPDYVINTGSAGGYDPDLEVGAIVISNEVRHHDVDVTAFGYEIGQVPQLPPAFKADTHLMQLAEEAVKEIGEHQAATGLIATGDIFMHNPEKVEIVRQNFPQMKACEMEAAAVAQVCHQFNVPFVVIRALSDIAGKESSISFDEFLPVAAKHSTEIVLNVIGKL, encoded by the coding sequence ATGAAAATAGCTATAATAGGTGCAATGGAACAGGAAGTAGAATTATTAAGAAATGAAATAGAAAATGCTCAAACGGAGATTATTGCAAATAGTGAGTTTACGGTTGGTACGTATAAAGATCGAGAAGTAATTTTATTGAAAAGTGGAATTGGAAAAGTGAATGCAGCAATGACCACTACGATTTTATTAAACCAATTTAAACCGGATTATGTGATTAATACTGGTTCTGCAGGAGGGTATGATCCCGATTTAGAAGTTGGAGCTATTGTGATTTCTAATGAAGTACGTCATCATGATGTAGATGTTACTGCTTTTGGTTATGAAATTGGTCAGGTTCCTCAGCTTCCACCGGCATTTAAGGCTGATACTCACCTAATGCAACTAGCAGAAGAAGCTGTAAAAGAGATTGGTGAACATCAAGCAGCGACTGGATTAATAGCAACTGGTGATATTTTTATGCACAACCCTGAAAAGGTAGAGATTGTTCGTCAGAATTTCCCTCAAATGAAGGCCTGTGAAATGGAAGCAGCGGCTGTTGCTCAAGTATGTCACCAATTCAATGTTCCATTCGTGGTTATCCGTGCTTTATCTGATATTGCAGGAAAAGAGTCTTCTATTAGTTTTGACGAATTTTTACCGGTAGCAGCAAAACATTCGACAGAAATAGTTTTGAATGTTATTGGAAAACTTTAA
- the pssA gene encoding CDP-diacylglycerol--serine O-phosphatidyltransferase has protein sequence MYLQDVMTNTVKKLKSHAANMITIGNLAFGGAAIMATMNELYTYSVLFIFVAGLLDRFDGMVARKLQLESELGRQLDSMSDIISFGVAPALLIYSLVLQEFSVVGMVITVIYIACGAFRLARFNISESNGYFTGLPITVAGVILTLSYFAINYIPSVSYMFLFIILALLMISTFTLRKV, from the coding sequence ATGTATTTACAAGACGTTATGACAAATACAGTAAAAAAATTGAAATCACATGCAGCAAACATGATTACCATTGGTAATCTTGCTTTTGGTGGAGCAGCAATTATGGCAACAATGAATGAACTATACACATATAGTGTTTTATTTATATTTGTAGCCGGTTTATTGGATCGGTTTGATGGTATGGTAGCAAGAAAACTTCAACTTGAATCTGAATTAGGCAGGCAGTTGGATTCAATGAGTGATATTATATCTTTTGGAGTCGCTCCAGCACTCCTCATTTATTCATTGGTTTTACAGGAATTTAGTGTTGTTGGAATGGTTATTACAGTTATTTATATAGCATGTGGTGCTTTTAGATTAGCACGCTTTAATATTTCAGAGTCCAACGGATATTTTACAGGGCTTCCAATAACAGTAGCAGGAGTAATTCTAACTTTGTCCTATTTTGCTATTAATTATATCCCTTCCGTCTCTTATATGTTTTTATTTATCATTCTAGCATTATTAATGATTAGCACTTTTACTTTAAGAAAAGTATGA